The following coding sequences are from one Zalophus californianus isolate mZalCal1 chromosome 15, mZalCal1.pri.v2, whole genome shotgun sequence window:
- the CALHM1 gene encoding LOW QUALITY PROTEIN: calcium homeostasis modulator protein 1 (The sequence of the model RefSeq protein was modified relative to this genomic sequence to represent the inferred CDS: deleted 3 bases in 2 codons): protein MDKFRMIFQLLQSNQESFMNGICGIMALASAQVYSAFDFNCPCLPGYNTAYSAGILLAPPLVLFLLGLVMNNNVSVLAEEWKRPPGRRAKDPAVLRYMFCSMAQRALIAPVIWVAVTLLDGKCFLCAFCTAVPVTVLGNGSLAPGLSRPELARLLARVPCPDIYDGDWLLARDVAVRYLRCISQVRGALGWSFVLLTTLLAFVVRSVRPCFTQAAFLKSKYWSHYIDIERKLFDETCTEHAKAFAKVCIQQFFEALNHDLELGHAHRALATAPCPRLAPVATDGAEEEREKLHGITDQGTMNRLLTSWHKCKPPLRLGQEEPPMGNGWVGGGPRAPHKEVATYFSRV from the exons ATGGACAAGTTCCGGATGATCTTCCAGTTACTGCAGTCCAACCAGGAGTCCTTCATGAACGGCATCTGCGGCATCATGGCCCTGGCCAGCGCCCAGGTGTACTCCGCCTTCGATTTCAACTGCCCCTGCCTGCCGGGCTACAACACGGCCTACAGCGCGGGCATCCTGCTGGCGCCGCCCCTCGTGCTCTTCCTGCTCGGCCTGGTCATGAACAACAATGTGTCCGTGCTGGCCGAAGAGTGGAAGCGGCCCCCGGGCCGCCGGGCCAAGGACCCCGCAGTGCTGCGCTACATGTTCTGCTCCATGGCCCAGCGCGCCCTCATTGCGCCGGTCATCTGGGTGGCCGTCACACTGCTGGATGGCAAGTGCTTCCTCTGTGCCTTCTGCACTGCGGTGCCCGTGACTGTGCTGGGCAATGGCAGCCTGGCACCTGGCCTGTCTCGGCCCGAGCTCGCACGCCTGCTGGCCCGGGTGCCCTGCCCCGACATCTACGATGGTGACTGGCTGCTGGCCCGCGACGTGGCCGTGCGCTACCTGCGCTGCATCTCCCAGGTGAGGGG ggCCCTGGGCTGGTCCTTCGTGCTGCTGACCACACTGCTGGCATTTGTTGTGCGCTCTGTGCGGCCCTGCTTCACACAGGCTGCCTTCCTCAAAAGCAAGTACTGGTCCCACTATATCGACATTGAGCGCAAGCTCTTCGATGAGACATGCACGGAGCACGCCAAGGCCTTCGCCAAGGTCTGCATCCAGCAGTTCTTCGAGGCC TTGAACCATGACCTGGAGTTGGGTCACGCCCACAGGGCGCTGGCCACAGCCCCCTGC CCTCGGCTTGCACCGGTGGCCACGGATGGggctgaggaggagagggagaagctgcacGGCATCACAGATCAAGGCACCATGAACAGGCTGCTCACGAGCTGGCACAAATGCAAGCCGCCCTTGCGGCTGGGCCAGGAGGAGCCCCCGATGGGCAAtggctgggtggggggcgggcccCGGGCTCCACACAAGGAGGTGGCCACCTACTTCAGCAGAGTGTGA
- the CALHM2 gene encoding calcium homeostasis modulator protein 2 — protein sequence MAALIAENFRFLSLFFKSKDVMIFNGLVALGTVGSQELFSVVAFHCPCSPARNYLYGLTAIGVPALALFLIGVILTNHTWNLVAECQYRRTKNCSAAPNFLLLSSILGRAAVAPVTWSVISLLRGEAYVCALSEFVDPSSLTAGEKGFPPAHATEILARFPCGEGPANMSGFREEVTRRLKYESQLFGWLLIGVVAILVFLTKCLKHYCSPLSYRQEAYWAQYRTNEDRLFQRTAEVHSRVLAAHNVRRFFGFVALDKDDEELVARFPVEGTQPRPQWNAITGVYLYRENQGLPLYSRLHKWAQGLAGNGTVPETVEMAPLTF from the exons ATGGCAGCCCTGATTGCAGAGAACTTCCGCTTCCTATCGCTCTTCTTCAAGAGCAAGGACGTGATGATTTTTAATGGGTTGGTGGCACTGGGCACAGTGGGCAGTCAGGAGCTGTTCTCCGTGGTGGCTTTCCACTGCCCTTGCTCGCCCGCCCGGAACTACCTGTACGGGCTGACAGCCATCGGTGTGCCTGCCCTGGCACTCTTCCTCATCGGGGTCATCCTCACCAACCACACCTGGAACCTAGTTGCTGAGTGCCAGTACCGGAGGACCAAGAACTGCTCGGCTGCCCCCAActtcctcctcctcagctccATCCTGGGCCGTGCAGCCGTGGCCCCCGTCACCTGGTCGGTCATCTCCCTGCTGCGTGGTGAGGCCTACGTCTGTGCTCTCAGTGAGTTTGTGGACCCCTCCTCCCTCACAGCCGGGGAGAAGGGCTTCCCACCAGCCCATGCCACAGAAATCCTGGCCAGGTTCCCTTGCGGGGAGGGCCCCGCCAACATGTCGGGCTTCCGGGAGGAGGTCACCCGCAGGCTCAAGTATGAGTCCCAG CTCTTCGGGTGGCTGCTCATCGGCGTGGTGGCCATCCTGGTGTTCCTGACCAAGTGCCTCAAGCATTACTGCTCGCCACTCAGCTACCGCCAGGAGGCCTACTGGGCGCAGTACCGCACCAACGAGGACCGGCTCTTCCAGCGCACGGCGGAGGTGCACTCACGGGTGCTGGCTGCCCACAACGTGCGCCGCTTCTTTGGCTTTGTGGCGCTCGACAAGGACGACGAGGAGCTGGTTGCCAGGTTCCCGGTAGAGGGCACACAGCCTCGGCCACAGTGGAATGCCATCACCGGCGTCTATTTGTACCGCGAGAACCAGGGCCTCCCGCTCTACAGCCGCCTGCACAAGTGGGCCCAGGGTCTGGCAGGCAACGGGACAGTGCCTGAGACCGTGGAGATGGCCCCGCTCACCTTCTAG